The following coding sequences are from one Virgibacillus necropolis window:
- a CDS encoding metal-sensing transcriptional repressor, with translation MDKFLHDHPIKPRTNDEKQKVTNRLKRIEGQVRGIQKMVEEDRYCVDILVQISAIQSALKNVGFSVTERHINHCVSDAIKQGEGKETIEELMTVMKQFSK, from the coding sequence TTGGATAAATTCTTACATGATCACCCAATTAAACCAAGAACAAACGATGAAAAGCAGAAGGTTACTAACCGTTTAAAACGTATAGAAGGTCAAGTTCGTGGGATACAGAAAATGGTGGAAGAGGATCGATATTGTGTAGATATTTTAGTACAAATCAGTGCGATTCAATCCGCATTAAAAAATGTAGGTTTCTCTGTTACCGAACGACATATCAACCATTGTGTCAGTGATGCGATCAAACAAGGTGAAGGTAAAGAAACCATTGAGGAATTAATGACTGTCATGAAGCAGTTTTCCAAATAA
- a CDS encoding 6-phospho-beta-glucosidase encodes MTKGIKIATIGGGSSYTPELVEGLIKRYNELPVRELWLVDVEAGKEKLEIVGNLAKRMIEEAGLPIEVHLTLDRKVALKDADFVTTQFRVGLLDARAKDERIPLKYGVLGQETNGPGGLFKGLRTIPVILDICKDMEDLCPKAWLINFTNPAGMVTEAVLRYSNIKKVVGLCNVPIGMEMGIAKLLDVDHSRIRIDFAGLNHMVYGLDVYVDGVSVKEEVITKLSDPENSSFVKNIDGIGWEPEFIQSLNVLTCPYHMYYYKSKEMLDKAVENSKTEGTRAEVVQQLEEDLFELYKDKNLTIKPPQLEERGGAYYSDAAVRLITSIYNDKRDIQPVNTMNRGAIASIPDESAVEISCVITKDGPIPLAIGDLPVATRGLVQQIKSFERIAAEAAVTGDYNKAVLALTINPLTPSDAIAKQIVDEMMEAHKEYLPQFFKDKVIL; translated from the coding sequence ATGACAAAAGGTATTAAGATTGCAACGATTGGTGGGGGTTCCAGTTATACCCCTGAATTAGTAGAAGGATTGATAAAACGATATAATGAATTACCAGTTAGAGAGTTATGGCTAGTAGATGTTGAGGCAGGAAAGGAAAAGCTAGAAATCGTTGGCAACCTTGCAAAAAGAATGATAGAAGAAGCAGGTCTTCCAATTGAGGTTCATTTAACACTTGATAGAAAAGTAGCTTTAAAGGATGCTGATTTTGTTACTACTCAATTTCGTGTTGGATTACTCGATGCTCGTGCAAAAGATGAAAGAATTCCATTAAAATATGGTGTTCTAGGTCAGGAGACAAACGGGCCAGGCGGTTTATTCAAAGGATTACGCACCATCCCAGTTATTTTAGATATCTGTAAAGACATGGAAGATCTATGTCCGAAGGCGTGGTTAATCAACTTTACTAATCCTGCTGGTATGGTAACAGAAGCTGTGCTACGCTATTCTAACATCAAGAAAGTTGTAGGATTGTGCAATGTGCCTATCGGAATGGAAATGGGTATTGCAAAATTATTAGATGTTGACCATTCCCGTATCCGTATTGATTTTGCAGGACTGAATCATATGGTATATGGTCTAGATGTGTACGTAGATGGTGTAAGTGTAAAAGAAGAAGTTATAACAAAATTGTCTGATCCGGAAAATAGCAGTTTCGTTAAAAATATAGACGGAATAGGTTGGGAACCTGAGTTTATTCAATCATTGAATGTCTTGACATGTCCATACCATATGTATTACTACAAATCGAAAGAAATGTTGGATAAAGCTGTTGAAAACTCCAAGACAGAAGGCACCCGCGCTGAGGTCGTTCAACAATTGGAAGAAGACTTGTTCGAACTTTATAAAGATAAAAACCTTACTATCAAACCACCTCAATTAGAAGAACGTGGCGGAGCATATTATTCAGATGCAGCCGTTCGTTTGATTACATCTATCTACAACGACAAACGTGACATTCAACCAGTAAACACGATGAATCGTGGTGCAATTGCTAGTATTCCGGATGAATCAGCCGTTGAAATCAGTTGTGTTATTACAAAAGATGGTCCTATACCGTTGGCAATAGGTGATCTACCGGTTGCTACCCGTGGACTTGTCCAGCAAATTAAGTCATTTGAACGTATTGCAGCAGAAGCAGCTGTAACTGGTGATTATAATAAAGCCGTGCTTGCTTTAACGATTAATCCTTTAACACCAAGTGACGCAATTGCTAAACAAATTGTAGATGAAATGATGGAAGCACATAAAGAATACCTTCCTCAATTCTTCAAAGACAAAGTTATACTTTAA
- a CDS encoding MurR/RpiR family transcriptional regulator, with the protein MFTHEIIASLNELETSLYNYISQNSDKVAYMRIRELADETHVSTATILRFCRKINCEGFSEFKVKLKMHLEENKKTVLKSSQHSVTEFFERTLKGDIEENIRKAASVVNKADSVIFIGIGSSGILAEYGARYFSSLGKFSMYIKDPLFPIHSSLRYNSATIALSVLGENNFTVTHLNQLKQEGSKIISITNNKHSTIAKISDINIPYYVTEEWFENANITTQVPVLYILESMAREIYKLNK; encoded by the coding sequence ATGTTTACACATGAAATAATCGCTTCACTCAATGAGTTAGAAACTTCTTTATACAACTATATTAGTCAAAACAGTGATAAAGTGGCTTATATGCGAATTCGTGAACTGGCAGATGAAACCCATGTATCAACTGCTACCATTTTACGTTTTTGCAGAAAAATTAATTGTGAGGGTTTTTCAGAATTTAAAGTGAAGCTTAAAATGCATCTAGAAGAAAATAAAAAGACTGTTTTGAAAAGTTCTCAGCATTCAGTAACAGAATTTTTTGAGCGAACGTTAAAAGGAGATATAGAGGAAAACATTAGGAAGGCTGCAAGTGTAGTTAACAAAGCAGATAGTGTAATTTTTATTGGAATAGGGAGCTCAGGTATTCTGGCAGAATATGGAGCAAGGTATTTCTCAAGCTTAGGTAAATTTTCGATGTATATTAAAGATCCTCTTTTTCCAATTCACTCTAGCCTACGTTATAATAGCGCTACAATTGCTTTATCCGTCCTGGGGGAAAATAACTTTACAGTCACTCATCTTAATCAACTTAAACAAGAAGGAAGTAAAATTATTAGTATTACAAACAATAAACACTCAACCATTGCAAAAATATCTGATATAAACATCCCATATTATGTAACTGAAGAGTGGTTTGAAAACGCTAATATTACTACACAAGTACCCGTTCTTTATATTCTAGAATCAATGGCCCGTGAAATATATAAACTTAATAAATAA
- a CDS encoding TetR/AcrR family transcriptional regulator, protein MTQPKTDPRIGRTRKLIMDSFMELSSKKEFKDITVKDITAEALINRATFYYHFEDIYDLLEKVLSEVLLVNLDCDYYQNNELNEEALVSIFIAITNFQKSLSNRCHRGYEDTIARIIREQLEIIFYKMLLKQNRTEEDEALKITAAILSWGIYGASVEWRRNSKKIPPEEFIKLAIPYIMSGIDFDSKN, encoded by the coding sequence ATGACTCAACCAAAGACGGATCCCCGAATCGGGCGTACCCGTAAATTAATCATGGATTCTTTTATGGAACTTTCAAGTAAAAAAGAATTCAAGGATATAACCGTTAAGGATATTACAGCTGAGGCTTTGATTAATCGTGCCACATTCTATTATCATTTTGAAGATATATATGACTTATTGGAAAAGGTATTATCAGAAGTATTGTTAGTTAATTTGGATTGTGATTACTACCAAAATAACGAACTAAATGAAGAAGCGTTGGTTAGCATCTTCATAGCGATCACAAATTTTCAAAAGTCATTATCTAATCGTTGTCATAGAGGATACGAAGATACCATTGCTCGTATCATTAGGGAACAGCTCGAAATCATTTTTTACAAAATGTTGTTAAAACAAAATAGAACTGAAGAGGATGAAGCTCTAAAAATTACTGCTGCCATATTAAGTTGGGGGATTTACGGGGCTTCTGTAGAATGGAGAAGAAATAGTAAGAAGATACCGCCGGAAGAATTTATCAAATTAGCAATTCCTTATATAATGTCTGGGATTGATTTTGATTCTAAAAACTAA
- a CDS encoding DsbA family protein — translation MICDLETGVCGVAGEEEMEVIDFNQPEKLVNLYYVTDPICSHCWAIEPVLRRFVEQYGDYFNFHTVMGGLLEKWHDGPIDPANGIYKPADVAGHWREVGEHSRMPIDGTLMIDNPVQSSFPPSRVFKVIQKNHNEKKAFEYLRRAREALFAFNQNISDKSVMIEIVNKLGLDGEAIVNEAEQPIGQQLLNEDFSLTRSLGARGFPTIIMINKENKGVKIVGGRPFEYYVDGLKQVLNTEGPQPKEQPSLSCLLEKEKLLFSKEIEVMCGVEQSDLNSFIEKELSPDQYQAKEILGECYFTTTK, via the coding sequence ATGATTTGTGATTTAGAAACAGGTGTATGCGGAGTAGCTGGGGAAGAGGAAATGGAAGTAATTGATTTTAATCAACCAGAAAAATTGGTTAATCTTTATTATGTGACAGATCCCATTTGTTCTCATTGCTGGGCAATTGAACCTGTTCTTCGTCGTTTTGTAGAGCAGTATGGTGATTATTTTAACTTTCATACAGTTATGGGTGGTTTGCTGGAAAAATGGCATGACGGACCAATCGATCCTGCAAACGGAATTTATAAACCAGCCGACGTTGCTGGTCACTGGAGAGAAGTTGGAGAACATTCAAGAATGCCAATTGATGGGACTTTAATGATTGATAATCCCGTTCAATCCTCCTTCCCACCTTCTCGTGTATTTAAGGTGATTCAAAAAAATCATAATGAGAAAAAAGCATTTGAATATTTGCGCCGTGCAAGAGAAGCACTTTTCGCATTTAATCAAAATATTTCAGACAAATCCGTTATGATTGAAATCGTAAATAAACTTGGTCTTGATGGGGAAGCCATTGTAAATGAAGCTGAACAACCAATCGGACAACAATTATTGAATGAAGATTTTAGTCTAACTAGAAGCTTAGGTGCCAGAGGGTTTCCTACTATTATCATGATCAATAAAGAAAACAAAGGCGTAAAAATTGTTGGTGGTCGTCCATTTGAATACTATGTTGACGGATTAAAACAAGTTCTAAATACGGAAGGACCACAGCCAAAAGAACAACCATCCCTTTCTTGCTTGCTTGAAAAGGAAAAACTTCTATTTTCCAAAGAAATTGAAGTAATGTGTGGTGTTGAACAATCAGATCTTAATTCTTTTATCGAAAAAGAGCTTTCACCAGATCAATATCAAGCGAAGGAAATTCTAGGGGAGTGCTACTTTACAACAACAAAATAA
- a CDS encoding NAD(P)H-binding protein has translation MNVLIIGANGQIGQHLVRKLKESGEHNPIAMVRKKGQTPKFEEQGVKTVLVDLEGSIDNITNAAKGADAVVFTAAAKGNVFISDR, from the coding sequence ATGAATGTACTTATCATAGGAGCGAACGGACAAATAGGCCAACATCTTGTGAGAAAGCTAAAAGAATCAGGTGAGCATAATCCCATTGCCATGGTTCGAAAAAAAGGGCAAACGCCAAAATTTGAGGAACAAGGAGTCAAAACAGTACTCGTTGATCTGGAAGGAAGCATTGATAATATCACCAATGCAGCGAAGGGGGCGGACGCAGTTGTATTTACAGCGGCGGCTAAGGGAAATGTTTTTATATCGGACAGGTAA
- a CDS encoding MerR family DNA-binding transcriptional regulator encodes MNIKEISEKYEVPSDTLRYWERVGVIPPVQRDSRGYIETLIQRI; translated from the coding sequence ATGAATATAAAAGAAATTAGTGAAAAATATGAGGTTCCTTCAGACACGCTAAGGTATTGGGAACGGGTTGGTGTAATCCCACCTGTTCAAAGAGATAGCAGAGGCTATATCGAGACTTTGATTCAGAGGATTTAG
- a CDS encoding SDR family oxidoreductase — translation MEIKDKVVIITGASSGIGEATAKLLASKGAKVVLGARREDKLQELVEAIKNEGGEATYKVTDVVNPKDNEELVKAAKDTFGKVDVIFLNAGLMPNSPLSALKVDEWNSMIDINIKGVLNGIAAILPTFTEQKSGHVITTSSVAGLKSYPGGAVYGATKWAVRNLMEVLRMESAQEGTNIRTATIYPAAINTELLDTITDKDTLEGATEMYKQYGITPDRIANIVEFAINQPEDVNVNEFTVGPTDQPW, via the coding sequence ATGGAAATCAAAGACAAAGTAGTTATTATTACAGGTGCCTCCTCAGGAATTGGTGAGGCTACCGCAAAATTATTAGCATCAAAAGGCGCGAAAGTCGTATTGGGGGCTCGTCGTGAAGATAAGTTACAAGAGCTGGTTGAAGCAATCAAAAATGAAGGTGGAGAGGCAACCTACAAAGTGACGGATGTTGTGAATCCAAAAGACAATGAGGAGCTTGTCAAGGCAGCAAAAGATACATTTGGAAAAGTAGATGTTATCTTCTTAAATGCTGGGCTTATGCCGAACTCACCATTATCCGCATTAAAAGTGGATGAATGGAATAGCATGATTGATATTAATATCAAAGGCGTTTTAAACGGAATAGCTGCGATATTACCAACGTTCACAGAACAAAAATCTGGACATGTCATTACGACTTCTTCTGTAGCTGGATTGAAAAGCTATCCCGGCGGTGCCGTTTATGGTGCGACCAAATGGGCGGTGCGTAATTTGATGGAAGTCCTTCGTATGGAATCAGCACAGGAAGGGACTAATATTCGTACAGCAACAATATACCCGGCAGCTATTAATACAGAATTACTTGATACTATTACGGATAAAGATACGTTAGAAGGGGCAACCGAAATGTATAAGCAATATGGCATCACACCAGACCGTATAGCCAATATTGTAGAATTTGCCATTAATCAGCCCGAAGATGTCAATGTGAACGAATTTACTGTAGGACCAACAGATCAACCTTGGTGA
- a CDS encoding PQQ-dependent sugar dehydrogenase produces MKKILSGYLIGILFLIGCSANDEQNSSSNQDSSNNLGDTQQEELSLPENLEVIAGNLDVPWSIEKLEDTFYLTERSGTIVKIEGGEVERQSVELKQEISTASEAGLLGFVLAPDFSESNLAYAYYTYEESDGQFNRVITLRLEDNVWREESLLLDKIPSGSYHHGGRLKIGPDGKLYATAGDASEREIAQDLDSLGGKILRMNLDGSIPNDNPFPNSYVYSYGHRNPQGMTWLPDGTLYASEHGNDANDEINRIEAGQNYGWPIIEGYEEQDGMVSPLFTSGDDSTWAPSGMDNYNGKLYVAALRGSAVLEFDLETGEYREVITGLGRIRDVQIEDNYLYFINNNRDGRGAPQENDDRLYRISLSELD; encoded by the coding sequence ATGAAAAAAATCTTATCAGGATATCTAATCGGTATTCTTTTTCTTATTGGTTGTTCCGCAAATGATGAGCAAAATTCTTCTAGTAATCAAGATTCTTCTAATAATTTGGGAGATACACAACAAGAAGAGTTATCTTTGCCTGAAAATCTAGAAGTTATTGCTGGAAATTTGGATGTCCCATGGTCCATCGAGAAACTGGAGGATACATTTTATTTAACAGAAAGATCTGGCACCATCGTTAAGATAGAAGGAGGAGAAGTGGAAAGGCAAAGTGTAGAACTCAAGCAAGAGATATCCACAGCCTCAGAGGCAGGGTTACTTGGATTTGTCCTTGCTCCTGACTTTTCCGAATCGAATCTAGCTTATGCCTATTATACGTATGAAGAAAGTGATGGGCAATTTAATCGCGTCATAACACTCCGTTTGGAAGATAATGTTTGGAGGGAAGAGAGTTTGCTTCTCGATAAAATTCCAAGTGGCTCCTACCATCACGGAGGAAGACTTAAAATTGGACCTGATGGGAAACTTTATGCAACAGCTGGGGACGCTTCTGAACGTGAAATAGCACAAGATCTCGATTCATTGGGTGGTAAAATTTTAAGAATGAATCTGGATGGATCGATTCCAAATGATAATCCTTTTCCGAACTCATATGTCTATAGTTATGGCCATCGAAATCCTCAAGGGATGACCTGGTTACCTGACGGAACACTATATGCTAGTGAGCATGGAAACGATGCTAATGATGAAATAAATAGAATAGAAGCCGGTCAAAACTACGGCTGGCCAATTATCGAAGGATATGAAGAACAGGATGGGATGGTCTCACCGCTATTCACTTCTGGAGATGATTCAACTTGGGCACCATCAGGAATGGACAATTATAATGGAAAATTGTACGTTGCAGCATTAAGGGGATCTGCTGTTTTAGAATTTGATCTTGAAACAGGTGAATACCGTGAAGTTATAACCGGCCTTGGAAGAATTCGAGATGTACAGATTGAGGATAACTATCTTTATTTTATTAATAATAATAGAGATGGGCGCGGTGCTCCACAGGAGAATGATGACAGGCTATATAGGATATCACTTTCAGAATTAGATTAA
- a CDS encoding NAD(P)-dependent alcohol dehydrogenase, with translation MVTAKARAVDGPNKPFRAAEIKRRNLDKKDVLIEIKYAGICHSDIHTAHGDWGDVHYPIVPGHEIAGIVTDIGPDVTKYEVGDRVGVGCMVDSCGECENCLKGEEQYCLNGKIDTYAAVDKYGEHTQGGYSTHIVVSEDFVLCIPESIELEVAAPLLCAGITTYSPLNHWKAGLGKKVAIVGMGGLGHMAVKIAHAMGAEVTVLSQTLNKKDDGLQFGAADYYATSNPETFEKLAGSFDLIINTVSAKIDMDAYFGLLTLDGMLVNVGAPGEPLSLNVQSLIGHRRSFAGSMIGGIRETQEMLDFCAEHNIVSQVEVISADQIDEAFERVLASDVRYRFVIDISTM, from the coding sequence ATGGTAACTGCTAAAGCACGAGCTGTCGATGGTCCAAACAAACCATTTCGAGCAGCTGAAATTAAACGTCGTAATCTGGATAAAAAGGATGTACTAATTGAAATCAAATATGCAGGTATATGTCATTCTGATATTCATACTGCTCACGGCGATTGGGGAGATGTACATTATCCTATTGTTCCTGGACACGAGATTGCAGGAATTGTAACAGATATTGGACCTGATGTTACAAAATATGAAGTTGGCGATCGAGTAGGTGTCGGCTGCATGGTTGATTCCTGTGGAGAATGTGAGAATTGTCTTAAAGGAGAAGAACAGTACTGCCTTAATGGCAAAATAGACACCTATGCAGCGGTTGATAAATATGGGGAACATACGCAAGGTGGCTATTCTACCCACATTGTCGTATCGGAGGACTTTGTACTCTGCATTCCTGAGAGTATCGAGCTTGAGGTCGCAGCACCATTACTTTGCGCAGGTATTACAACCTATTCCCCGTTAAATCATTGGAAAGCTGGCTTAGGTAAGAAGGTAGCCATTGTGGGGATGGGAGGCCTTGGCCATATGGCTGTCAAAATTGCACATGCGATGGGAGCTGAGGTAACTGTTCTATCACAAACATTGAATAAAAAAGACGATGGATTGCAATTTGGGGCAGCTGACTACTACGCTACAAGTAATCCAGAAACATTTGAAAAACTTGCTGGCTCTTTTGATTTAATTATTAATACAGTAAGTGCAAAAATTGACATGGATGCCTATTTCGGATTACTTACGCTTGACGGCATGCTGGTTAATGTTGGTGCTCCCGGAGAACCCTTGTCATTAAACGTACAATCTCTTATCGGTCATCGTCGCTCGTTTGCTGGTTCCATGATTGGTGGTATCCGTGAGACGCAAGAAATGTTAGATTTCTGTGCCGAACATAACATTGTTTCTCAGGTTGAAGTCATTTCTGCCGATCAAATTGATGAAGCTTTCGAACGCGTCTTGGCTTCTGACGTTCGATATCGATTCGTAATCGATATCAGTACCATGTAG
- a CDS encoding MerR family transcriptional regulator has translation MTYSISDVAKKLNLTVHTLRYYDREGLIPFVERTANGTRVFKESDVDLLKIIQCLKSSGMAIKDIKTFIEWCSDGDSTLQQRYDLFMEQKAVVETQMEELKKTLDVIEHKCHYYRVALDAGTEDVHKNNKIGNTVFD, from the coding sequence ATGACTTATTCTATCAGCGATGTTGCTAAAAAGTTGAATCTCACTGTACACACTTTACGTTATTATGATAGAGAGGGACTAATCCCTTTTGTAGAACGTACCGCTAATGGAACTAGAGTGTTTAAAGAATCGGATGTAGACTTATTAAAAATTATTCAATGCTTGAAATCTAGCGGAATGGCCATCAAAGATATCAAGACTTTTATTGAATGGTGTTCTGATGGAGATTCCACCCTGCAACAAAGATATGACTTATTTATGGAACAAAAAGCCGTTGTAGAAACACAAATGGAGGAACTGAAAAAGACACTAGATGTTATCGAACATAAATGTCACTATTATAGGGTAGCACTTGACGCAGGAACAGAGGATGTTCATAAAAACAATAAAATAGGAAATACCGTTTTTGATTAA
- a CDS encoding MFS transporter, protein MKNSKSLLIFILAVGVFGIINTEMGVIGILPDLADHFDVSVSTAGLMVSLFALAIAIAGPTLPLVFSRMNRKKVMLLVLVIFIIGNIISVFTTNFTVALVARVIPAFFHPVYVSIALSVAAASVSEKEAPKAISKVFIGVSAGMVLGVPVVSFIANTISLEVAMSFFAVVNIFTLIATLIFVPSMPVQERLSYGSQLKILTHGITWLSILAVLFLNAAIFGVYSYLASYLDVVTNMSANLISIMLLVYGLANIAGNIIAGRLLTEYPIRSVTIFPMVLVAVYLIFFFVAELTVPTAIIILVWGILGGIGANINQYWIMSSAPKAPDFANGLFLTSVNLGTTIGAGIAGVIIAQFGTKYILFVGVLSLVIGFICIILRNSLYKTAA, encoded by the coding sequence ATGAAGAATTCTAAAAGTTTACTTATATTTATCTTAGCAGTTGGTGTTTTTGGTATTATCAATACCGAAATGGGTGTAATTGGCATACTTCCTGATTTAGCAGATCATTTTGATGTCAGTGTTTCGACAGCTGGTTTAATGGTTAGTCTTTTTGCGTTAGCCATTGCCATTGCTGGACCAACGCTGCCATTAGTATTTTCTCGTATGAATCGAAAAAAAGTAATGTTACTGGTATTAGTTATTTTCATTATTGGTAACATTATTTCCGTTTTTACAACCAATTTTACGGTTGCTTTAGTAGCACGTGTTATACCAGCCTTTTTCCACCCGGTCTATGTCTCGATAGCTTTATCAGTTGCTGCTGCTTCTGTTAGCGAAAAAGAAGCACCAAAGGCTATCTCTAAAGTTTTTATAGGTGTTTCCGCAGGTATGGTTTTAGGTGTGCCAGTCGTAAGCTTTATTGCCAATACGATTTCACTTGAAGTGGCGATGTCCTTTTTCGCTGTTGTAAATATTTTTACCTTAATTGCAACATTAATTTTTGTACCTTCCATGCCAGTACAAGAAAGACTCTCTTACGGTTCTCAGCTAAAGATTTTAACGCATGGAATTACTTGGCTCTCTATTTTGGCTGTTCTCTTCTTAAACGCAGCCATTTTCGGAGTATATAGTTACCTTGCTTCATATCTAGATGTTGTAACGAATATGTCGGCAAATTTAATTAGTATCATGTTGCTGGTTTATGGTTTGGCCAATATTGCAGGGAATATTATTGCGGGCAGATTACTTACAGAATACCCTATCCGTTCTGTAACAATTTTCCCCATGGTATTAGTAGCCGTTTATCTTATCTTTTTCTTTGTGGCTGAACTTACTGTACCTACAGCTATTATTATATTAGTTTGGGGAATATTGGGAGGGATTGGTGCAAATATCAATCAATATTGGATTATGTCTTCCGCCCCTAAGGCTCCAGATTTTGCAAATGGGTTATTCCTGACTTCTGTTAACTTAGGTACCACGATTGGCGCTGGTATAGCGGGAGTTATCATTGCACAATTTGGAACGAAATACATTTTATTCGTAGGTGTCCTTTCATTAGTGATCGGTTTTATATGTATTATACTTCGAAATTCATTGTATAAAACCGCTGCATAA
- a CDS encoding LysR family transcriptional regulator, with amino-acid sequence MEVRLLRYFIAVANQQSISAAAKYLHISQPTLSRQLSDLEAELGLPLFIRGNRKITLTDEGVFLLTKAKEIVELVDKTEANFKQSAEIISGEIYIGGGETEAMHFIAKTLKELLKDHPAIQFHLYSGNADDITDKLDSGLLDFGIVIEPTDKEKYNYMHLPATDVWGVLMRKDSPLAHKQSIQPMDLIDKPLLISRQTTVDNELTGWFGQDVKNLHITGTYNLLYNATLMVEENLGYALCLDKLINTSGDSQLCFKPLNPKLHAGLNIIWKKHQVFSNAASKFLDQIRYNI; translated from the coding sequence ATGGAGGTTCGGTTATTACGTTACTTCATTGCTGTCGCGAACCAACAAAGTATTTCTGCAGCAGCAAAATATTTACATATATCACAACCTACATTATCGAGACAATTAAGTGACTTGGAAGCTGAATTAGGTCTTCCTTTATTCATCAGGGGAAACCGAAAAATTACCTTAACAGACGAAGGAGTATTTTTACTAACAAAAGCGAAAGAAATTGTGGAGTTAGTCGATAAGACAGAAGCAAATTTTAAACAATCAGCAGAAATTATTAGTGGAGAAATATACATCGGTGGCGGAGAAACGGAAGCAATGCATTTTATTGCCAAGACTTTAAAAGAGTTACTTAAGGATCATCCAGCTATTCAATTTCATTTATACAGTGGAAATGCAGATGACATTACAGATAAATTAGACAGTGGATTATTAGACTTTGGTATTGTAATCGAACCAACAGATAAGGAAAAATATAATTACATGCACTTACCTGCTACGGATGTTTGGGGCGTATTAATGCGTAAAGATAGTCCTTTAGCACATAAACAATCTATCCAACCAATGGATTTAATAGATAAACCTTTATTAATCTCACGTCAAACAACCGTGGATAATGAACTGACAGGTTGGTTTGGACAGGACGTTAAGAATCTCCATATTACTGGAACGTATAACTTGCTTTATAACGCCACACTCATGGTTGAAGAAAATCTTGGATATGCCTTGTGTTTAGATAAACTTATTAACACATCAGGAGACAGCCAACTTTGCTTTAAACCTTTGAACCCTAAATTACATGCGGGATTAAATATTATCTGGAAAAAGCATCAAGTATTCTCCAATGCAGCAAGTAAATTTTTAGATCAAATTCGATATAACATTTAA